In Mixophyes fleayi isolate aMixFle1 chromosome 4, aMixFle1.hap1, whole genome shotgun sequence, the following proteins share a genomic window:
- the LOC142150213 gene encoding E3 ubiquitin/ISG15 ligase TRIM25-like encodes MASADLRQELDCSICLNIYTDPVSLRCGHNYCRVCIDCVLDTQEGSGVYTCPECRAECQERPALIRNIPLCNIVGRLWLTQPDQGETGIFCTYCIHSPVPAAKSCLHCEASLCDNHLRVHSKSAEHVLSDPTTSLGNRKCSVHKKILEYYCTKDAVCICVYCSAGEHRGHRVEMLVEASEKKKEKLRNVLHKLTTKREETEKRLQSLQGHRREDQEKAAGVTERVTALFRGIWRQLEDLEKRVLSEISRQEESFSLSVSDLIQQLEIKKDELSRKMRHIEELCNMSDPVTILQEPDTDDLCDIEDRERHDDQVHGGGDLDVDLMSGTFHTLSDIIRGIHVCFYMQEPTDILLNVNTASNNIHISDDMKTAYWSPNQNHVETPERFQCNQVISTNRFSTGQHYWEVEVSKSESWGIGMCYSSIDRRGGQSAFENNNKSWFLRRYNKNHQYLVIHDCKRIQLPDNIPCDRVRIYLDYEAGQLSFYALCDPVRHLHTVTATFTEPLHAALRVWGGLIKISGEIRSWEK; translated from the coding sequence atggcgtctgctgatctgagacaggagctggactgttctatctgcctgaacatttatacagatcctgtatcactgagatgtggacacaactactgccgggtctgtattgattgtgtgctggatacacaggaggggtctggagtttatacctgtcctgaatgcagagcagagtgtcaggagcgtCCTGCACTGATCAGGAACATTCCTCTCTGTAACATAGTGGGGAGATTGTGGCTTACTCAGCCAGATCAGGGGGAGACTGGGATCTTCTGTACTTACTGTATTCACTCTCCTGTACCTGCAGCTAAATCCTGTCTGCATTGTGAGGCTTCTCTGTGTGATAATCACCTGAGAGTACACAGTAAGTCAGCAGAACATGTCTTATCTGATCCCACCACTTCCCTGGGGAACAGGAAATGCTCTGTCCATAAGAAGATCCTAGAGTATTACTGCACTAAAGACGCTGTCTGTATCTGTGTTTATTGTTCAGCTGGGGAACATCGGGGACACCGAGTGGAGATGCTGGTTGAGGcctctgagaagaagaaggagaaactgagaaatgttctgcataaactgaccacaaagagagaggagactgagaaaagaCTCCAGAGTCTGCAGGGACACAGGAGAGAAGATCAGGAAAAAGCAGCTGGTGTAACAGAGAGAGTCACTGCTCTATTTAGAGGCATCTGGAGACAGCTGGaagacctagagaagagagtcctgagtgagatatccaggcaggaagagagtttttcactctcagtctctgatctgatccagcagttggaaataaagaaggacgagctgtccaggaagatgcgtcacattgaggaactgtgtaatatgtctgatccagtgactatcttacaggaaccagacacagaTGATTTGTGTGATattgaggacagagagagacatgatgaCCAGGTCCATGGTGGAGGAGATCTAGATGTGGATCTCATGTCAGGGACATTCCATacattatctgatataataagAGGTATACATGTATGCTTCTATATGCAGGAACCTACAGATATATTACTGAATGTAAACACAGCttctaataatatacatatatcagatgACATGAAAACTGCATACTGGTCACCAAACCAGAATCATGTGgaaacaccagagagatttcagTGTAATCAGGTAATAAGCACCAATAGATTTTCCACAGGGCAACATTACTGGGAAGTTGAGGTCAGTAAATCTGAGAGCTGGGGGATAGGGATGTGTTATTCCAGTATAGACAGAAGAGGAGGTCAGTCAGCATTTGAAAATAATAACAAATCCTGGTTTTTGAGGAGGTATAATAAGAATCATCAATATTTAGTGATTCATGACTGTAAAAGGATCCAGTTacctgacaatattccctgtgatagagtgaggatatatctggattatgaggctggacagctgTCCTTTTATGCTCTGTGTGACCCggtcagacacttacacaccgtcactgccaccttcactgagccccttcatgctgcattacGGGTATGGGGAGGTTTAATAAAGATATCTGGGGAAATCAGGAGCTGGGAGAAATGA